From a region of the Chitinophaga caseinilytica genome:
- a CDS encoding type I restriction endonuclease subunit R, with translation MSTYNTIAELNKFIVLDAFTRSLELNEPSAVYQTESALEYELIQDLIDQGYEYPSNLNTSEALLANVRVQLQSLNNMAFSDAEWTRFVEEYLDKPSDNLVEKTRKLHDNYIYDFVFDDGHIQNIYLVDKKNVVRNKVQVIKQFEQKGTHTNRYDVTILVNGLPLVQVELKKRGVAIREAFNQVHRYTKESFNSQNSLFKYIQIFVISNGTDTRYFANTVERSKNSFDFTMNWAKADNSLIKDLKDFTATFFQKRTLLKVLLTYSVFDTSDTLLIMRPYQIAATERMLWKIESSFLSKKWSTVEGGGYIWHTTGSGKTLTSFKAAKLATQLDYIDKVFFVVDRKDLDYQTMKEYQRFSPDSVNGSESTAGLKRNIEKDDNKIIVTTIQKLNNLMKNENDLSIYQKQVVFIFDEAHRSQFGEAQKNLNKKFKRFYQFGFTGTPIFPQNALGADTTASVFGRELHSYVITDAIRDEKVLKFKVDYNDVRPQFKSIETELDEKKLSAAENRKALLHPERIKEVSQYILQNFRIKTHRNQGSNKGFNGMFAVSSVDAAKYYYEALNKLQKDSDKPLKIATIFSFAANEEQNAIGEIVDETFEPSAMDSSAKEFLTKAINDYNAMFATNYGVDSNEFQNYYRDLAKRVKNKEVDLVIVVGMFLTGFDAPTLNTLFVDKNLRYHGLIQAFSRTNRIYDATKTFGNIVTFRDLEKATIDAITLFGDSNTKNVVLEKGYNEYLEGFADLVTGEARRGYVEVVGELNEKFPDPGAIVTEREKKEFSKLFGEYLRVENILQNYDEFNNLKAFQTIDINNAEAVKEFKEAHFVTDEDIASMQKIELLKERTVQDYRSTYNDIRDWIRREKFGKAAEESKIDWDDVVFEVDLLKSQEINLDYILELIFEHNKKTKDKASLITEIRRVIRASIGNRAKESLVVDFINETDLDTLKDKANVIDSFFAFAQGRQKEEASELIAEESLNEEEAKRYIKTSLKREYASENGTELNALLPKMSPLNPLYLTKKRTVFQKLSQFVEKFKGVGGQL, from the coding sequence ATGTCAACATATAATACCATAGCAGAATTAAATAAATTCATCGTACTTGATGCATTTACGAGGAGTTTGGAATTAAATGAGCCATCTGCTGTGTATCAAACGGAGTCGGCCCTGGAGTATGAATTAATCCAGGACCTGATCGATCAAGGTTATGAATATCCGTCAAACCTCAATACATCCGAAGCCCTGTTGGCAAATGTAAGGGTGCAACTGCAATCGCTCAACAACATGGCGTTTTCGGATGCTGAGTGGACTCGTTTTGTGGAAGAATATCTGGACAAGCCAAGTGACAACCTTGTCGAAAAAACGAGGAAATTACATGACAATTATATTTACGATTTCGTTTTTGACGATGGGCACATCCAAAACATTTATTTAGTTGACAAAAAGAATGTTGTACGGAATAAGGTACAGGTAATCAAGCAATTTGAACAAAAGGGAACACACACCAATCGTTACGATGTCACCATACTGGTAAATGGATTGCCTTTGGTGCAGGTAGAACTAAAAAAGCGTGGTGTTGCCATTCGCGAGGCCTTTAATCAAGTACATCGCTATACCAAAGAGAGCTTTAATAGTCAGAATTCGCTCTTTAAGTACATACAGATCTTTGTTATCTCAAATGGAACAGACACCCGATATTTCGCAAACACGGTTGAGCGGAGTAAGAACAGCTTTGATTTCACCATGAACTGGGCTAAGGCTGATAATTCTTTGATTAAGGACCTAAAAGATTTTACAGCTACCTTTTTTCAGAAGCGGACGCTGTTAAAAGTATTACTTACTTATTCTGTTTTTGATACAAGTGATACGCTGCTTATCATGAGGCCCTATCAAATTGCAGCAACTGAACGCATGTTGTGGAAGATCGAAAGTTCGTTTTTATCGAAAAAATGGTCTACAGTAGAGGGAGGCGGTTATATTTGGCACACCACGGGTTCAGGTAAAACCTTGACCAGCTTTAAAGCGGCAAAACTGGCAACCCAACTCGATTACATTGATAAGGTGTTTTTTGTAGTGGATCGCAAAGATTTGGACTATCAGACGATGAAAGAGTATCAAAGATTCTCGCCCGATAGTGTAAACGGCTCGGAAAGTACGGCAGGATTAAAGCGAAATATTGAAAAAGATGATAATAAGATTATAGTAACAACTATTCAGAAGTTAAATAATCTCATGAAAAATGAGAATGACTTGTCCATTTATCAAAAGCAAGTAGTTTTTATTTTTGATGAAGCGCATCGTTCGCAGTTTGGTGAAGCCCAGAAGAATCTGAATAAGAAGTTCAAAAGGTTTTATCAATTCGGTTTTACAGGTACTCCCATCTTTCCACAAAATGCATTGGGTGCAGACACTACTGCAAGTGTATTCGGTCGTGAATTACACTCCTACGTGATTACAGATGCCATCAGAGATGAAAAAGTACTGAAATTTAAGGTGGACTACAATGATGTCCGGCCACAGTTTAAAAGTATAGAAACCGAGCTGGATGAGAAGAAGTTAAGTGCAGCCGAAAACAGGAAAGCGCTGCTTCATCCTGAACGCATAAAAGAAGTTTCACAATACATTTTACAGAACTTCAGGATAAAAACCCATAGAAATCAAGGGAGTAACAAGGGCTTTAACGGCATGTTTGCCGTAAGCAGTGTTGATGCCGCTAAATATTACTATGAAGCGTTAAACAAGTTGCAGAAAGATAGCGACAAGCCGCTAAAAATTGCAACCATCTTTTCCTTCGCCGCCAATGAAGAGCAGAATGCGATAGGCGAAATAGTTGATGAAACGTTTGAACCTTCTGCAATGGATAGCAGTGCCAAAGAATTTTTGACGAAGGCGATCAATGACTACAATGCCATGTTTGCAACGAATTACGGCGTTGACAGTAACGAATTTCAAAATTATTACCGTGATCTTGCTAAACGCGTAAAGAATAAAGAGGTAGACCTGGTAATTGTAGTCGGGATGTTCCTTACCGGGTTTGATGCTCCTACGCTCAATACGTTGTTTGTTGACAAGAATTTGCGTTATCACGGCTTGATACAAGCCTTTTCACGCACCAATCGCATCTACGATGCTACTAAGACTTTTGGCAATATTGTCACGTTCAGGGATCTGGAAAAAGCAACGATTGACGCCATTACACTTTTCGGAGATAGTAATACAAAAAATGTAGTGCTTGAAAAAGGCTATAATGAATATCTGGAGGGCTTTGCGGACCTTGTTACAGGTGAAGCCCGAAGAGGTTATGTTGAAGTCGTAGGAGAGCTAAATGAAAAATTTCCTGACCCTGGTGCAATTGTAACAGAAAGGGAGAAGAAGGAATTCTCTAAACTTTTTGGAGAATATCTGCGTGTAGAAAATATACTCCAGAACTACGATGAATTTAATAATCTCAAAGCATTTCAGACAATTGACATAAATAATGCGGAAGCTGTAAAGGAATTTAAAGAAGCTCATTTCGTAACAGATGAGGATATTGCCTCAATGCAAAAAATTGAATTGCTAAAAGAACGAACTGTTCAGGATTACAGATCTACATATAATGATATACGTGACTGGATCAGACGTGAAAAATTCGGGAAAGCAGCTGAGGAATCAAAAATTGATTGGGACGATGTAGTGTTCGAGGTAGATTTGCTAAAATCGCAGGAAATAAACCTTGATTATATTCTTGAATTGATTTTTGAGCACAACAAAAAGACAAAAGACAAAGCTTCATTAATTACAGAAATTCGAAGAGTTATTCGTGCAAGTATAGGAAACAGGGCAAAGGAGAGTTTGGTAGTTGATTTTATTAATGAAACTGACCTTGATACCCTTAAGGACAAAGCGAATGTGATTGATTCTTTCTTTGCTTTTGCTCAAGGCAGGCAGAAGGAGGAAGCAAGTGAATTAATTGCAGAAGAAAGCTTGAATGAAGAAGAAGCAAAGCGGTATATAAAAACTTCTTTAAAACGCGAGTACGCGAGTGAAAATGGTACGGAGCTCAATGCCCTTTTGCCAAAAATGAGCCCTTTAAATCCGTTGTACTTGACTAAAAAGCGTACTGTTTTCCAAAAGCTCTCCCAGTTTGTAGAGAAATTTAAAGGTGTTGGGGGGCAACTTTAA
- a CDS encoding DUF6377 domain-containing protein, with protein MKWILFSIIILWSTATTAQSGKDSMLRQLDETIRLTRDFDNSKYALLQSLKQQLAAATSPASQYDACIRLYNEYKSFNYDTAFSYALQLKKIAGAMNDPHRSAYADIKLGFILLSSGMFRETAAVFDSLQPQALPDTMRAEYYVLIRRYYYDLADYVNDWYYSPRYLRLAGLYTDSAAASYPDDHFERLSCLGYKFFKENRLDSALHYLRRTMALPNLSWHQQAMIKANIGSIYVFRKQYDSAIAMLAQSAMADTRGSVKETTAAFNLASLLFQTGDIKNASRYIERAVEDATFYGARQRKVQVSAILPMIEGERYSAVESEKNRLVVYSAIATFLVLALILLTFIIFKQIRRLKAAKEIITDAHHRQQEINDKLLESNRIKEEYIGYCFHIASAYIEKIEKLKNQVETKLADHKHGDIRYIVNNINIKQEREELFHNFDRIFLRIFPNFVAEFNSFFREEDQIRLKENELLNTDLRIYALIRIGISENEKIARILEYSVNTIYAYKTKIRNKSTLPNDEFEDRIMQIKI; from the coding sequence ATGAAGTGGATCCTGTTCAGCATTATTATCCTCTGGAGTACCGCAACCACGGCACAATCCGGGAAAGACAGCATGTTACGCCAACTGGACGAAACCATCCGCCTCACACGCGATTTCGATAACTCGAAATATGCCCTCCTCCAGTCGCTGAAACAACAACTCGCCGCCGCAACGTCTCCCGCTTCGCAGTACGACGCCTGCATCCGCCTGTATAATGAATACAAGTCGTTCAACTACGACACCGCTTTTTCTTACGCCCTCCAACTCAAAAAAATCGCCGGCGCCATGAACGACCCTCACCGGTCTGCATACGCCGATATCAAACTCGGGTTCATCCTCCTCTCGTCCGGCATGTTCCGCGAAACCGCCGCCGTTTTCGACTCCCTCCAACCCCAGGCCCTTCCAGACACCATGCGCGCCGAATATTACGTGCTCATCCGCAGATATTATTATGACCTCGCCGATTATGTGAACGACTGGTACTATTCCCCACGATACCTCCGCCTCGCAGGCCTTTACACCGACTCCGCCGCCGCCAGCTACCCCGACGATCATTTCGAGCGGCTCTCCTGCCTGGGATACAAATTCTTCAAGGAAAACCGGCTCGACTCCGCCCTCCATTACCTCCGCCGCACCATGGCCCTGCCCAACCTCTCCTGGCACCAGCAAGCCATGATCAAGGCAAACATCGGCTCCATATATGTATTCCGGAAACAATACGACTCCGCCATCGCCATGCTCGCCCAATCCGCCATGGCCGACACCCGCGGCTCCGTCAAGGAAACAACCGCCGCCTTCAACCTCGCCTCCCTGCTGTTCCAGACCGGCGACATCAAGAACGCGTCCCGGTACATCGAACGGGCGGTGGAAGACGCCACCTTCTACGGCGCCCGCCAGCGAAAAGTCCAGGTAAGCGCCATCCTCCCCATGATCGAAGGGGAACGGTACTCCGCCGTGGAAAGCGAGAAAAACCGCCTGGTGGTCTACTCCGCCATCGCCACCTTCCTCGTGCTCGCCCTCATCCTCCTCACTTTCATCATCTTCAAACAAATCCGCCGGCTCAAAGCCGCCAAGGAAATCATCACCGACGCCCACCACCGCCAGCAGGAAATCAACGACAAACTCCTCGAATCCAACCGGATCAAAGAAGAATACATCGGCTATTGCTTCCATATCGCCTCGGCCTACATCGAGAAAATCGAAAAACTGAAAAACCAGGTCGAAACGAAACTCGCAGATCACAAACATGGCGATATCCGCTATATCGTCAATAATATAAATATCAAGCAGGAACGGGAAGAGCTGTTCCATAACTTCGACCGCATCTTCCTCCGCATTTTCCCCAACTTCGTGGCCGAATTCAACTCCTTCTTCCGGGAAGAAGACCAGATACGCCTCAAGGAAAACGAGCTCCTCAATACCGACCTCCGCATCTACGCCCTCATCCGGATCGGCATCTCCGAAAACGAAAAAATCGCCCGCATCCTCGAATACTCCGTCAACACCATTTACGCCTATAAAACCAAAATCCGGAACAAATCCACCCTCCCCAACGACGAGTTCGAAGACCGGATCATGCAAATCAAGATATAA
- a CDS encoding SusC/RagA family TonB-linked outer membrane protein, whose translation MIKMRLLSALLICLTLFLSQVALAQTKPVSGKITDETGSAIPGASVQAKGTTIGTVSDPTGAFKLNVPTQTQTLVVSFIGYAPQEVNIANQSEISVILKLESSTLTDVVVVGYGTTRKKDLTGAVTSLKAKDFNKGIVASPDQLIQGKVAGLMIVNNSGAPGAAATVRIRGVSSVRSGNQPLYVIDGVPLDGRVARPEINANGIGQTPAANPLNFVNSFDIASMDVLKDASATAIYGSRGSNGVIIITTKKGQEGPAKLDFNYSIGASSAMKKLEVLNADQFRQTLKNYNFAGGDEGGSAEGLNSILRTGLTHNFNVAVSGGSENARYRAAFGLMDQEGIVLKSGLKKYTGNLTGQFKFLESRRLGLDFSLMAAQTVETMAPISNNAGFTGSLIGQALQWNPTLNLRKPDGSLTILGSNGAVNPLGMSEAWDDKADISYLLGNISPYFKITNDLEYRFLFSINRQAGIRRTEIQSWININGVKDLGQAYQGNAELLTKLFTHTLNFNKQITDAFHLGAVVGYEYQDFQYRTTDLGALGFSTDALPYTSILQDPHQSNTFMSTMVQPKSELQSIFGRVTANLYDKYLLTATMRADGSNKFGKNNRYGYFPSFAAKWNLSQEDFLKGNSFVQQLAIRAGWGITGNQEFPAGAAQEQFMLTGGGGSRQINAANPDLKWEKSAQLNAGIDFSILQNRISGNVDYFHKKTSDLLFNFIATGPGPAANVWRNMPGEILNRGVELALRGEVVRGKELSWNLGVNAAFMKNELRNYEGPDVLTGAISGQGVSGATIQRFANGYPLNVFYLRKWTGLNKDGISEYEGGADKSFYSGDPNPRTLLGITTDLSVKKWYFSVNFNGAFGHKLYNNTANTVLAINNLSSRNIGKDLLNNGESTSNPIATSTRYLESGNFLKLTNATISYSFGDVGKNFKNLNLALTGQNLFVITKYSGFDPEVNTDKSVNGVNSFGIEYIPYPTARNIMFSVGVSF comes from the coding sequence ATGATCAAAATGCGACTGCTTAGCGCGCTGCTGATTTGCCTGACCCTGTTTCTATCCCAGGTAGCCCTCGCCCAGACAAAACCCGTTTCCGGCAAGATTACCGACGAAACAGGAAGCGCCATCCCCGGGGCCAGCGTTCAGGCGAAAGGCACCACCATCGGGACGGTTTCCGACCCTACCGGCGCCTTCAAGCTCAATGTGCCCACCCAAACCCAAACGCTCGTGGTCTCCTTCATCGGCTACGCCCCGCAGGAAGTGAACATCGCCAACCAGTCTGAAATCTCCGTGATCCTCAAACTGGAAAGCTCCACCCTCACCGACGTGGTAGTGGTTGGTTACGGCACCACCCGCAAAAAAGACCTCACCGGCGCCGTTACCTCGCTGAAAGCCAAAGACTTCAATAAAGGGATCGTAGCCTCGCCCGACCAGCTCATCCAGGGCAAAGTGGCCGGCCTCATGATCGTTAACAACTCCGGCGCCCCCGGCGCCGCTGCCACCGTGAGGATCCGCGGCGTATCGTCTGTCCGCTCCGGCAACCAGCCGCTCTACGTGATCGACGGCGTTCCGCTCGACGGCCGCGTGGCCCGCCCGGAAATCAACGCCAACGGCATCGGTCAAACCCCCGCCGCCAACCCGCTCAACTTCGTGAACTCTTTCGATATCGCTTCCATGGACGTGCTGAAAGACGCATCCGCTACCGCCATTTACGGCTCCCGCGGCTCCAACGGCGTCATCATCATCACCACCAAAAAAGGACAGGAAGGCCCCGCGAAACTGGACTTCAACTACTCCATCGGCGCCAGCTCCGCCATGAAAAAACTGGAAGTGCTCAATGCCGACCAATTCCGTCAAACCCTGAAAAACTACAATTTCGCAGGGGGAGATGAAGGTGGCTCCGCAGAAGGACTGAATTCCATCCTCCGTACCGGCCTCACCCATAATTTTAACGTGGCTGTAAGCGGCGGATCGGAAAATGCCCGCTATCGCGCCGCTTTCGGGTTGATGGACCAGGAAGGCATCGTCCTCAAATCCGGCCTGAAAAAATATACCGGCAACCTCACCGGCCAGTTCAAATTCCTGGAAAGCCGCCGCCTGGGCCTCGATTTCTCCCTCATGGCCGCGCAAACCGTGGAAACCATGGCGCCCATTTCCAACAACGCCGGCTTTACCGGGTCGCTCATCGGCCAGGCGCTCCAATGGAACCCCACGCTCAACCTCCGCAAACCCGACGGCAGCCTCACCATCCTCGGCAGCAACGGCGCGGTAAACCCGCTCGGCATGTCGGAAGCCTGGGACGATAAGGCCGATATCAGCTACCTGCTGGGCAATATCTCCCCGTATTTCAAGATCACCAACGACCTGGAGTACCGCTTCCTCTTCTCGATCAACCGCCAGGCCGGTATCCGCCGCACGGAAATACAGTCGTGGATCAATATCAACGGCGTAAAAGACCTCGGCCAGGCCTACCAGGGCAATGCCGAACTGCTCACCAAACTGTTTACCCACACCCTCAACTTTAACAAGCAGATCACCGACGCCTTCCATCTCGGTGCCGTGGTAGGGTATGAATACCAGGATTTCCAATACCGCACCACCGACCTCGGCGCCCTGGGATTCAGTACAGACGCGCTGCCGTACACGAGCATCCTCCAGGATCCGCACCAGAGCAACACGTTCATGTCGACCATGGTGCAGCCCAAATCGGAACTGCAGTCGATCTTCGGCCGCGTAACCGCCAACCTGTACGATAAATACCTGTTGACGGCCACCATGCGGGCAGATGGGTCCAACAAATTCGGGAAGAACAACCGTTACGGATATTTCCCCTCGTTCGCAGCGAAATGGAACCTCAGCCAGGAAGATTTCCTCAAAGGCAACTCGTTCGTCCAGCAACTGGCGATCCGCGCGGGCTGGGGGATCACGGGCAACCAGGAATTCCCCGCCGGCGCTGCGCAGGAACAATTCATGCTCACCGGCGGCGGCGGATCGCGACAGATCAACGCGGCCAACCCCGACCTGAAATGGGAAAAATCGGCACAGCTGAACGCGGGGATCGATTTCTCCATCCTCCAAAACCGCATCTCCGGTAACGTGGACTATTTCCATAAAAAGACCTCCGACCTCCTGTTCAACTTCATCGCTACCGGCCCCGGCCCCGCCGCCAACGTGTGGCGCAACATGCCGGGCGAAATCCTGAACCGCGGTGTGGAACTGGCTTTACGCGGGGAAGTGGTACGCGGGAAAGAACTGTCCTGGAACCTGGGCGTGAACGCCGCTTTCATGAAAAACGAACTGCGGAATTATGAAGGGCCCGATGTACTGACCGGCGCAATCAGCGGACAGGGCGTATCCGGCGCTACCATCCAGCGTTTCGCCAACGGCTATCCCCTCAACGTGTTCTACCTGCGGAAATGGACCGGGCTGAACAAAGACGGCATCAGCGAATACGAAGGCGGCGCCGATAAGAGTTTCTACAGCGGCGACCCCAACCCTCGCACGCTCCTCGGCATCACCACAGACCTCAGCGTGAAGAAATGGTACTTCTCCGTGAACTTCAACGGCGCTTTCGGCCATAAACTGTACAACAACACGGCGAACACGGTACTGGCGATCAACAATCTTTCGTCCCGCAACATCGGGAAAGACCTGCTGAACAACGGGGAAAGCACTTCGAACCCCATCGCCACGTCTACCCGCTACCTCGAAAGCGGCAACTTCCTGAAGCTCACCAACGCCACCATCAGCTATTCCTTCGGCGATGTCGGCAAGAATTTCAAGAACCTGAACCTCGCCCTCACCGGTCAGAATCTCTTCGTGATCACCAAATATTCCGGGTTCGACCCGGAAGTGAACACAGACAAAAGCGTGAACGGCGTGAATTCGTTCGGTATCGAGTACATCCCGTACCCCACCGCCCGGAATATCATGTTCAGCGTAGGCGTTTCCTTCTAA
- a CDS encoding RagB/SusD family nutrient uptake outer membrane protein, protein MHLHKKLSIFALSALAFGACTKLDEKLGSTLVRSEAEKVIKVNSLLINAYNDMQLPFQDQSNFWALQEMPSDEAVAPTRGGDWDDNGAWRSLKLHTWTPEHGTIQNTFTNLLLLQFSATNVLNFNPSKQQAAEARFIRALSMFATLDGWGQVPYREPNENLLMPPKVKPAAEAIAFIITELTAIIPDLPERSGSVKAWTASKDAARALLMKCYLNKGAFLNRSNPAFDAADMQQVITLADQVIGSGRYSLANNYFDNLAYNNDVIGTENIFTQQNGPGLSTIRGGNAAFCHWAPTLHYHQMPSGWNGFATTATFYDLFEATDIRRGVAYDGVTDVTGTRVGFLIGQQFDKNGTALKDRKGNNLAFTRDLKLSESGNDLEIKGIRVVKYPPDMVTDGGHNSNNASNDWVFFRLADVMLMKAEAQLRTNNAAGGLLVVNQLRVKRGATPFATLTLANLLDERGREMYWEGWRRQDLIRFGKFLQPWDLKPTDDPRNLLFPIPVNDLAVNPNLKQNPGY, encoded by the coding sequence ATGCATCTACATAAAAAACTTTCCATCTTCGCCCTGTCTGCCCTCGCATTCGGCGCCTGCACGAAGCTCGACGAAAAACTCGGTTCCACGCTGGTGCGCTCCGAAGCCGAAAAAGTGATCAAGGTGAATTCGCTGCTCATCAACGCTTACAATGATATGCAGCTGCCTTTCCAGGACCAGTCTAACTTCTGGGCCCTGCAGGAAATGCCTTCGGACGAAGCGGTAGCGCCCACCCGTGGCGGCGACTGGGACGATAACGGCGCATGGCGCTCCCTCAAGCTCCACACCTGGACGCCCGAGCATGGCACCATCCAGAACACGTTCACGAACCTCCTGCTGCTGCAATTCTCCGCTACCAACGTGCTCAACTTCAATCCGTCCAAACAACAGGCCGCCGAAGCCCGGTTCATCCGCGCGCTGAGCATGTTCGCTACGCTCGACGGCTGGGGACAGGTGCCCTACCGCGAACCGAACGAGAACCTGCTCATGCCGCCCAAAGTAAAGCCTGCGGCGGAAGCCATCGCATTTATCATCACCGAGCTGACCGCCATCATCCCCGACCTGCCCGAACGCTCGGGCTCGGTAAAAGCCTGGACGGCCAGCAAAGACGCTGCCCGCGCCCTGCTGATGAAATGCTACCTCAATAAAGGTGCTTTCCTCAACCGCTCGAACCCGGCGTTCGACGCGGCCGATATGCAACAGGTGATCACCCTGGCCGACCAGGTGATCGGTTCAGGCAGATATTCGCTCGCCAATAATTATTTCGACAACCTCGCGTACAACAACGACGTGATCGGTACCGAGAATATTTTTACCCAGCAGAACGGGCCAGGTTTGAGCACGATCCGCGGCGGCAACGCGGCTTTCTGCCACTGGGCGCCTACTTTGCACTATCACCAGATGCCCAGCGGATGGAACGGTTTCGCTACCACGGCCACTTTTTATGACCTGTTCGAAGCAACGGACATCCGCCGCGGTGTTGCGTATGATGGTGTGACAGACGTGACCGGCACGCGCGTCGGCTTCCTCATCGGCCAGCAGTTCGACAAGAACGGAACGGCGTTGAAAGACCGTAAAGGCAACAATCTCGCCTTTACCCGCGACCTGAAACTTTCCGAATCCGGGAACGACCTCGAGATCAAAGGCATCCGCGTCGTGAAATATCCGCCCGATATGGTGACCGACGGCGGCCATAACAGTAACAACGCGAGCAACGACTGGGTGTTTTTCCGCCTGGCAGACGTGATGCTCATGAAAGCCGAAGCCCAATTGCGTACCAACAACGCCGCCGGCGGATTGCTGGTGGTGAACCAGCTCCGCGTGAAGCGCGGTGCCACGCCCTTTGCCACCCTCACACTCGCCAACCTGCTCGACGAGCGCGGCCGCGAAATGTATTGGGAAGGATGGCGCCGGCAAGACCTGATCCGCTTCGGGAAATTCCTGCAGCCCTGGGACCTCAAGCCCACAGACGATCCGCGGAATCTCCTGTTTCCCATACCCGTAAACGATCTGGCTGTTAACCCCAACCTGAAACAGAATCCGGGATATTAA